TTCAGAGGTaattcaggatattttgggatatatTAGAAGTAATTCAGGagattttagaatattttagaGATAACTGAGAATATTTCAGAGGtaatttaggatattttgggataatttaggatattttagaggtaatttaggatattttggggtattttaagatattttagAGGTAATTGAGGAtaatttaggatattttagAGGTAATTTAGggtattttgggatgttttagAGGTAGTTTAGGACAATTTTGAGGTAATTTACGATATTTTGGGATCATTTAGGATAATTTAGGATAATTCAGAGATCATTTAGGATACTTTAGGATATTTCAGAGGtaatttaggatattttagAGCTAATTTAGAACATTTTGGGATGTTTTACAGGtaatttaggatattttagAGCTAATTTAGGATAATTTAggagattttgggatattttagagataatttaggatattttagAGGTAATTTGGGATATCTTAAGagaatttggaatattttagaGATAACTGAGAATATTTCAGAGAGaatttaggatattttgggataatttaGAGGTAATTTAGGATAATTTAGAGGtaatttaggatattttaaGAGAATTTAGGGTATTTTAGAGGTAATTTAGGAtaatttaggatattttagaaataatttaggACATTTTGGGGTAATTCAGGATAATTTAGAGGTAATTTAGAATATCTTAGAGGTAATTTAGagataattttgggatattttagaGGTAATTTGGGATATTCTGGGATAATTTAGGATATTTTCGAGACAATTTAGGTTAATTTAGggtattttgggatgttttagAGGTGATTTAGGACAATTTCGAGgtaatttcagatattttgggATCATTTAGGACATTTTAGAGGTAATTTAGAATAATTTAGAGATCATTTAGGATACTTTAGGATATTTCAGAGGTCATTTAGGATATTTTAGAGGTAATTCAGAACGTTTTTGGATATTTTAAAGATAACTTAGAACGTTCTGGGATGTTTTCGAGGTAATTTAGGACAATTTAGGATAATTTAGAGATCATTTAGGATACTTTAGGATATTTCAGAGGTCATTTAGGATATTTCAGAGGTAATTCAGAACGTTTTTggatattttaaagataatttagaaCGTTCTGGGATGTTTTCGAGGTAGTTCAGGAcaatttgggacatttggggcccTGTGGGTGCCTCTGGGCTCACCTGGCGGTTCCCTGGCCCCTCCCCCGCTGCAGGTGCGTGCTCAGGCGCCGCCTCAGCCGGGCCAGGTGGGCCAGGAGGGGGGGCAGCGCCGCCCACACCCCCCCAACGGCGCCCCAGCGCTCCTGGGGAGCCCGGAAACGGGATCGGGGCACCGAAAACCCCAAAACGCACcccgaaaaccccaaaatgcaccccGAAAACCCCAAAACGCACCCCGAAAACCCCAAAACGCACCCCGAAAACGGGATCGGGGGCAccgaaaaccccaaaatgcaccccGAAAACCCCAAAACGCGCCCCGAAAACGGGATCGGGGGCAccgaaaaccccaaaatgcaccctgaaaaccccaaaatccaccccgaAAACGGGATCGGGGGCAccgaaaaccccaaaatgcaccctgaaaaccccaaaatccaccccgaAAACGGGATCGGGGGCAccgaaaaccccaaaacccacccccaaaaatgggatcgGGGGCAccgaaaaccccaaaatgcacccccaaaaccccaaaacccaccccgaaaaccccaaaacccaccccaaaaaccccaaaattcaccccgaaaaccccaaaatccaccccaaaaacccaaaatccaccccaaaagcccaaaatccaccccaaaaacccaaaatccaccccaaaaacccaaaattccaccccaaaaacccaaaatccaccccaaaaacccaaaattccaccccaaaaaccccaaatccaccccaaaaacccaaaatccaccccaaaaacccaaaatccaccccaaaaacccaaaatccaccccaaaaaccccagaatttcaccccaaaaaccccatctctccccccaaaaaacccaaatgcaccccaaaaacagctgaggaaccccaaaaatggactcggggagcccccaaaaacccaaaatccaccccaaaaccacatcAGGGACCCTGAAAATGAACTCGGaaactccccaaaccccaaaattccaccccaaatccaccccaaaaaccctcaaatccagcccaaaaccaCCTCAGGGACCCTGAAAAGCAACTCGGGGAGacctaaaccccaaaattcaccccaaaaatgagctcagaaaccccaaaaaccccaaaatccatcccagaaacccccaaaatccaccccaaaaacccaaaatccaccccaaaaacccaaaatccaccccaaaaaccccaaatccaccccaaaaacccaaaatccaccccaaaaacccaaaatccaccccaaaaacccaaaatccaccccaaaaacccaaaattcacccccaaacccccaaatccaccccaaaaatggactcGGGGAGCAGAacaatcccccaaatccaccccagaaactccaaaatccaccccaaaaccacctcagggaccccaaaaatcaactcGGGGagaccaaaaaccccaaaatccgtCCCAGAAATGAGcgcaaaaatcccaaaattcaccccaaaaaccccaaatccaccccaaaaaccccaaaatccaccccaaaaaccccaaatccaccccaaaaatgaactcagaaaccccaaaaaccccaaaaccacccgaaaaccaccaaaattccaccccaaaaacccccaaatccaccccaaaaacccaaaatccaccccaaaaacccaaaatccaccccaaaaacccaaaatccaccccgaaaaccccagaatttcaccccaaaaaccccatctccccccccaaaaaaacccaaatgcaccccaaaaacagctgaggaaccccaaaaatggactcggggagcccccaaaaacccaaaatccaccccaaaaccacatcAGGGACCCTGAAAATGAACTCGGaaactccccaaaccccaaaattccaccccaaatccaccccaaaaaccctcaaatccagcccaaaaccaCCTCAGGGACCCTGAAAAGCAACTCGGGGagaccaaaaccccaaaattcaccccaaaaatgagctcagaaaccccaaaaaccccaaaatccatcccagaaacccccaaaatccaccccaaaacccaaaatccaccccaaaaacccaaaatccaccccaaaaacccaaaatccaccccaaaaaccccaaaatccaccccaaaaacccaaaatccaccccaaaaacccaaaatccaccccaaaaacccaaaattcaccccaaaaatggactcGGGGAGCAGAacaatcccccaaatccaccccagaaactccaaaatccaccccaaaaccacctcagggaccccaaaaattgacTGGGGGagaccaaaaaccccaaaatccaccccagaaaTGCACTCAGAaagcccaaaaaccccaaaattcaccccaaaaatccaaaatccaccccaaaaatccaccctgaaaATGGACTCAGAgagcacaaaaaccccaaaatccaccccaaaaccccaaaatccacccgaAAACcacctcagggaccccaaaaatcaacccgGGGagaccaaaaaccccaaaatccgtCCCAGAAATGAGcgcaaaaatcccaaaactcaccccaaaaaccccaaatccaccccaaaaatgagctcagaaaccccaaaaaccccaaaattccaccccacAAATTctaaaatccaccccaaaaccatcttggggaccccaaaaattgacTCGgggacaccaaaaaccccaaagttccaccccaaaaatcatcttGGAAAcaccaaatcccccaaaaccaccccaaaaatgagctcaggaaccccaaaaaccccaaatccaccccaaaatcagtggaggaaccccaaaaacacctcagggaccccaaaaccgcccaatccatcccaaaaatgaatttggggatcccaaaaaccccaaatttacctcagaatcccaaaaaacctccagaatccccccaaaatcccaaatgtccccccaaaatttcccaaaatcgcccaaaaatcTTCTGAAGatcccccagaaccccaaaattcccccaaaatcccaaaatcccaaatccagacccaaaaaaaccccaaaataacccccaagtgccccaaaatcccaaatttccccccaaaatccccaattgCCCCTAAAATCCAAAATCCCgacccaaaaatctccaaaatcccaaatcctcacCCGAAATTTCCCCcgaatcccccccaaaatcccgaccccaaaatcccaaatcccaacacacaaaatccccaaaaatccccacaaaaatccccaaaatctgaaatcccgatcccaaacatccccaaaacccccaaaaatcccccaaaatcccccaaatcccaaattttgtcccaaaaagccccaaattcccaaattttatcccccaaaagccccaaaatcccaaattttgtccccaaaacccccaatttgGACCCCACCCCCCAATTCCCCTCCCCCCTCACCTGCAGGAGGCTCCTAAGGGTGGGCGGGGCTTCAGccgagggggcggggccagccaggagagctctgtgATTGACAGGAGTGAGGCCACgcccccagagctcccaaaaaaccctcggggacccaaaatgtcccaaaaaccccaaaatgtccgaaaaaccccaaatccccgccCACCCCTTTAAGCCCCACCCACCCCTTTAAGCCCTGCCCACCCAGTTAGGCCCCACCCTTCAGTTTAAGCCCCACCCACCCCTTTAAGACCCATGCATTTAAGCCACACCCACCTATTTAAGCCCCACCCTTCAAGAGCCCCACCCACCCCCTTAAGCCCCACCCATCCTTTTAGGCCCCACCCACCCCTTTAAGCCCCACCCACCCGCTTAGGCCCCGCCCTTCAGCTTAAGCCCCACCCACCCTTTTAAGCCCTACCCAATCTCTTTCATTCCACACCCATTGCTTTAAGCCACACCCACCCACTTAGGCCCCACCCACTCCATTATGCTCCACCTACTCACCTAGGCACTGCCTGTACCTCGAAGCCCCTGCCCACCCATCAAGCCCCCACCCACCTTTTTTTATGCCCCAGTCATTTCAGCCCCACCCACCCCTTTAAGCCCCACCCACTCTTTTTAAGCCCCACCCATCACTTTTAGCCACACCCACCCCTCTAAGTTCCACTGACTCTTTTAAGCCACGCCTACCTCCTTAAGCCCCACCCACACCACTAAGCCACACCCATGCCTTTAGGCCCCACCCACATCTTTAAGCCCCACCCACCATTTTAAGCCCCACCCAGCCCTTTTGGACACACCCACCACTTTAAGCTCCACCTACTCATTATACTCATTTAATGCCCACCCACCCCTTTAAGCCCCACCCACTGCTTAGTCACACCACCCCTGTAAGCTCCACCCATTCCTTTAAGCCACACCCACCCCTTTAAGTCCCACCCATTCTGTTAAGCCCCACCCATCCCTCCTAGTCACACCCACTCCTCTAAGCTCCACCCACTATTTTAAGCCCCACCCCCTTAAGCCCCACCTACCCTTTTTAGTCACACCACCCCTGTAAGCACCACCCACTCTTTTAAGCCACACCCACTCTGTTATGCCCCACCCATCCCTTCTAGTCACACCCACTCCTCTAAGCTCCACCCACTATTTTAAGCCCCACCCCCTTTAGCCCCACCCATCCTTTTTAGTCACACCACCCCTGTAAGCACCACCCACTCTTTTAAGCCACACCCACTCTGTTAAGCCCCACCCATCCCTTCTAGTCACACCCACTCCTCTAAGCTCCACCCACTATTTTAGGCCCCACCCACCCCCTTAAGCCCCATCCACCCCTTTAAGCCACACCCACTCTGTTAAGCCCCACCCATTTTAAGCCCCACCCATACCTTCTAGTCACACCCACCCCTCTAAGCTCCACCCACTATTTTAAGCCACACCCACCCCCTTAAGCCCCACTCACCCATTTAAGCCACATCAATTCTGTTAAGCGCCACCCACTTTAAGCTCCACCCAGCCCTTTTGGACACACCCACCACTTTAAGCCCCACCTACTTATTTTACTCATTTAATCCCCACCCACTCCTTTAAGCCCCACCCACTCCCTTAAGCCGCACCCACTCCATTTAGTCACACCACCCCTGTAAGCTCCACCCATTCTTTTAAGCCACACCCACCTCCTTAAGCCCCACCCACTGTTAAGCCCCACCCATTCCTTCTAGTCACACCCACCCCTCTAAGCCCCACCCACTATTTTAGGCCCCACCCACCCCCTTAAGCCCCACCCACCCATTCAAGCCCCACCCACCCCTTCAAGCCACACCCACTCTGGTAAGCCCCACCCATTTTAAGCCCCACCCATCCCTTCTAGACACACCCACCCCACTAAGCCCCACCCACCTGGTGCTGTGATTGGCCAGGGCCTCCAGCGCCCAGAGCACCGCCCCCGGGCTGTGGCCAATCAGCACGGCCTGCAGGGGGCGCCAAGCGtcagggcagggggtggggcCTGAACGCAGCCACGCCCCCTTCCCCAGCAAGCCACACCCACCTCAGCCTGTTCCAGCCAATCCGGAGCCTCCTGGGCCTTCCCGGGGTGAttggcagctctggggtggatTAATTAGCTGGTTAATCGATTAATTAGAGGGTTAATTAGTAGCTAATGAGGAAGGGGTGTGGCTTACCTGTGTGGGCGTGGCCTCCGGAGCTCCGCCTCCCTGGCCTTGCACAGGGCCTTGATTGAcacctggggagagggaggggctTGGGGGGTCGGGGGGGAGTTTTGGGcggattggggatttttggggggatttggggggatttgggctgattggggatttttggggagttttggggggatttggggagttttgggcggattggggatttttggggggatttggggggatttggggagttttggggggatttggggagtttggggggggatttggggatttttgggggaactCCAGGAaagattttgggaggatttgggatttttgagggtcCAGGGAAGATTCTGGGAGAGATTTTGCGGCAACTggaaagaattttggggaaaattgatattttagggtttttttgggccatccaaaaaagattttaaaggctttttgggcagatttgggattttcgggatttttcttttttattttggggcaattttggggattttttgggagattttggggcagcttttgggattttttgggggaacatttgagattttttttttattttggggaaatttttgggatttttttggggaattttggggattttttggtgggttttaggggaattttggggatttttgggattttggggaattttggggtttcttttggggaatttgggggaaatttgggggatttctttgggggattttggggaattttttttattttgggagaatttttgggacttttgggggatttggggggaattttgggggttttttggggggtttaggagaattttggggattttttggaagatcttgggggacttttggggatttttttgagagaattttggggggattttggggaatttttgggattttttggggggcattttcagggaatttttggatttctttttaattttgggggatttttggggatttttagcaatatttcagattttaggTGCATTTGGGAAGAATTTAAGGGGTCcaggggagatttgggattttgggggtggggatTTTAGGGGTGCCCAGGCCCCGCCCACCATGCCAGGCCCCGCCCACTCACCAGCACTTCCGGCTCCGCCCCCGAGGCCAAGATGGCTGACAGCTCCGCCCGGCTCGGGCCCGGCCTGAGGGGAGGGGaccaaaaacccctgaaaatccccaaaatctcctcaaatccccaaaatctcctcaaaatcccccaaaaatctcctcaaaatcGCTTTAAACCCCCCCCACAGAAGAATctcctcagggaccccaaaatccccaaatttcccctcagaaatcccccaaaatctcctccaaatttcctccaaatcccaaaattcccagcagggaccccaaaattgcctcaaaattctccaaaacccctcaaattctccccagaaatccccaaagaaCCAAAAATCgcagcacaaaccccaaaattccctcaaattccCCCACAATCCCGTCAGGAacccaaaatctcctcaaattccccccaaaatcccctcaaattcccccaaaatcccctaaaattcccccaaaatcccctaaaattccccaaaattccctcaaattcacccaaaaatttccccaaatccccccaaaatcccctgaaattccccaaaatccccccaaattctgccaaaattcctcaaaaatcccctaaaatttccctaaaatttgcctcaatttccccaaaatcccctcaaattcccccaaaatcccctcaaatcccccaaaatcccccccaaatccccttcaggaacccaaaatccccaaatcccctcagggctgCCAAAATTTCCCCCTTTGCCCATATAAGGAAACCCCACCAAGCCCCGCCCCCGTTAGGCCCCGCCCCCGTTAGGCCCCGCCCCTTTACCTTTTATGGCGCGCCCTCAGCGCCCCCTCGTGGCCGGCccgcagccctg
This DNA window, taken from Camarhynchus parvulus unplaced genomic scaffold, STF_HiC, whole genome shotgun sequence, encodes the following:
- the HAUS5 gene encoding HAUS augmin-like complex subunit 5; its protein translation is MMAEALGRWLREEMELPPSAAPSPAALRRLCSGPTAPVWDYVTRHVRNQRNVKKIRGNLRWYGHLQELQAAPAPPSQQGALRACAARLRKELQGLGDAIADAQETAQRLEAALGEGHSRRWAELRRGAELRLLGVEPGPAGLRAGHEGALRARHKRPGPSRAELSAILASGAEPEVLVSIKALCKAREAELRRPRPHRAANHPGKAQEAPDWLEQAEAVLIGHSPGAVLWALEALANHSTRALLAGPAPSAEAPPTLRSLLQERWGAVGGVWAALPPLLAHLARLRRRLSTHLQRGRGQGTAR